ACTGAAAAAAGACTTACATATAAAGATTAGTTCAAAAAGGTTCATAATTTGATGatattgttcatttttttaatgttgctttCTTCTGTTTACCTGTTCTGAAAAcaaattgttttgtttctaaATGCTGTGgttctgggtcgttgacccagtgttttgtgtttgcggACTTTTGAATCTTGTTtacttatcattgttgtgatcCTTGTCTCTGTTGGTATAGTTTAGTTTCTAATCATGTCTGTCATAGTCTTCGTCTTTGTGTTCTGGCTTCAGCgtcctctcttgctctctctctctctctctccctcagccCTGTCCTGTTTGTCTGTCATGTGTATGTTGCTCCGCCACCAAGTTTATGTGTCTGGAGTCTGGATCTCTGTCTACAATGTGTacccttttattgtttttgtatatatttctccttttaGCTATTTGTTCCTTTTGTCtactctttatattttgttccagcacagttggtgtggagcacctACAAATTCTTTGTACatatacaataacaataaagggctatttaATTCTATTTTAAACATACTTCTAAACCTTCTGGAAAGCtttcccagaagagttgaagctgttatagctgcaaagggtggaCTGAGAGCGTATTATATTCTATGGATTAAAAATAGGATGTCACTAAAGTTTATAGGTGAGCGAAGGAGAATGCGagtacttttggcaatatagtgtactTTCAAAATGATAGATGAGCTGATACTTGCTTTAGTCTATTAAGATCTCCATTAGCTTTGCAATAGCACGATGTGCCAGTCACAGTTGTTACCTGCTCCATGCAGCTTAAAGTGTCTTGGGCTAGTCTGGATGAGTTCATTGCTATAAGGTTTTTCACATACAGATACAATGAATACATTTTTCTCAAGTCAGTGAACAAAAAGTGAACTTAGATGCTtacttttctttatgttttgatccAAACATTTGCACATTAGCAAGAATGAAAATGTGTTGGTGTGCTTGACATTCCTCATGCATTTTTCTTCTTAGAAAGATATGTATTGATGGAAGCTTCCTGTTCCATTATCAGTCTTTCACTGAAACCACTTTGAAAAGCACTCGGGGAATGCGGCCTCAGTGGCATGTACATTGACGCAGATAATGACCTTtatatttctgtttctgttaccACTGTTAATCGTCACAGTTCTGGGTCtttgtgacccagcattttgggtttcttgtgttttggtattttatatCATGGTTTATGTTCTGAGTCCTTTGTTGTGctgttttgattattttattattacccTAGGTTTGGTTATGGCTGTTAaggttttaatgctttttttttttttatatagcttcCCTGTGTTTAATGTTGTGTCTGCTCTGTGCCATTCTGTCCCACGTTTGAGGTCTACATGTTCTGTCTATTTGCGTGTCTAGagttcagtcagtgtgtttcctgttttactttgaatgtccgtgtctcatgtcagtgtttctagttttgcttcccttatCTCATCCTGcctaattactcccagctgtgctgtcctgctgtgtctcatttccctcgttatccctcagtgtatttaagccccgtGTTTCtctttggctacgttcacactgcaggtcttaatgctcgattccgattttttgatcacatctgatttttttgcctacttgttcacactacaaataaaatgtgatagcaaacgcgctctagtgtgaaccctcaaagaGGCCCGCATGCGcgaaagaagacgtcacacactacacgctctgtttagacccagaccaaacagtattgtttgactgatggcccttaacaTAAAGACTTGCTtcagactttacgtttcccaattttgctttaagttataaagttattgCGTTATTTACATAcggcctaataattatccttattgctgttttagagaggagcggtgcttcagaggatagttgcagatttctgtcagaatctgcagattatacagtacaaataaaatgtttacatttctcCAACgctgtcttcccaacagtttcactaacatcgacagtggatggccaggaagcattcacgatgtcttctcaggcgcttctccggcgctgataatgggcgtctgtcttgtgtcagttacgtaaaagacggatttaatgtgacatgaccattcaaacaacagtcgctttctaaaacatcagtaATGTATTgcattcagtaccacatacgaaagtgacccggGTCGGGTTTGAaaatatcagatttgtgctgttcacactgttgtaccatgatcggatatgggtcgcatagggtcaaaaaaatcggatttgatgcgctttcgcctgctgTGTGAATGTAGCCTAAGTCAGTGTTGTGATCTCACTcatatctgtctgtgtgttctaCCTGCCAACCCTGTctagtttatttttgtattcaaGTTTACTTCTTTCTtgtttccagcaataaagctccgcttttgagtttacgtttcaACTCCGTGTctgagtctgcatttgggtcctttcctgcctgcctgcactCAGGTCATAACAAAAATGTTCAACAATAatcaatatttatttacttacagAAATGTTGaaattttctgtcatatttttaatattttacaatAATTCTTTCGTTTTTTTGTTAATGGAAAATTATTACATTAGATAAGATTCAGAATAAATATTTGCGATTACTGTGCTGCTGCAAAAATGTAAACTTAGAGATATTTTCTTTATGTTCAAATGGATGTTTATCTCCAGATTTACTTTTCTTCCATATGctctgaaatactgtgctttgACTAAAAGACTCTGTTTTCCATGCAAGCAGTTAAGTGGAATTAATTAGTAAAGTGTATCAAATGCTAATTGTAACTGTAACTATATTTCTAATGAACAAAAAACTTCCATGTTTCCTTGTAGAATAACTCTACAGACACAACCTACAAGACtggtaaataaaaatgaatacatttcatTGGTGTCCTTCTATAAAATTTTGTTACATCTAACAATATATGTCAGCTGTCTAGAAGTAACACACTAAAAGGTCATTGTTTAATCAGAGTTGATCAGAAATGGTGTGAAAACAGTGCAGTGGATGCCATTCGAGCTCATGATTTTTCATGAGTATGAAGTCATGTTACACGAAAGAGCCACACCTTGTTTCTAAATAGCAATGAAAATGACGCACATGTCCCTCTGTTGTACAGATATCAAATGTAACAATAGCAGCTTACATAACATACTAGATTTCAAACATCATTCATAGCTAAATAGTGCCTATTAATAAAGGATGATCCAGACAAAAGgcctttctttctgtttgttcaAGTGTTTTGCTATTAAAACAATTCTTAACCTTATTGTTAGGTAGTTTATGTGAGCTAAGAGATCAGTGATCTCTTCATTTGTAcatttcttgtctttctttgtgtttgctaTTAAATCAAACCTGAGCCTTATTGTTAGGTTGTTCATGTGAGCTTTAAACGGTGATCTCTTAATTTGTTCATTCcctggtggattcaaacctaCATAATTCGGTTTGATAActcaaatttaattaaattataacACCACAAATCAAGAATATAGTTCTGGCAGAGAGACTCAGCAACTTTAACTTAGCAACTTTAAGAGGCATGTAGGGAGTACAGGTTCCCTCTCTGTGAAGAGTACATCCATATTCCCCCTGCTGCCCCTCCTCTCGTTATTCTCtatatttaagtcctcagtttgCCTCAGTTTCCTCGTCACGTTGTCAGTCTTTATGTTAGtccttctctctgtttttgtatTCACTATCATTAAAGAACTATTCTATTAGTATCACACCCTCTTTTCCCACCACACAGTCGCACGGCAAAGcttgtttaacatattttctctTGATCTGAGGGCATTAATGGAGAGgtaaattctgaaaattctggTTTGACGAGCTCTCCTCTAAATGTCAAATCTAATAAGACATCCCATCTAAATTATTCTGGTAGTCAAAAGCAGACTTTAAAAGAGCAACTGGACAtaatgaaacttaaaaaaaaacgtggGTAATTGAGAAAGTATATGTTAAGCTGAACGAGTATTCTTAtttcttgttctttctttgtttgttcttcAGTGATATTCTAATTGAATAAATATCAGAGAACAGTTACGTATGAATATATCATCATTTCTTATTGTTAAGCAGATCTGGAAAAGAGGGATGATGAGCTTTTGCAAAGCTTCCTTCTCTTGGCTCAGAAAAAAAGTGAACATAATTCAACCAATAACATAAGAGGATTCAAATTATACTAAAACTTCATGTTCAATGGTACTCAGATCAATGCAGTAAGCAGAGACGTGATATCAAATGAATAAAAGCAGTGTGGTAGAAAATGTATTGCTGAGCcaactttttaaagaaatagtTCTTATACATTACTACAAACAATTTTAGAACGGAAATACGAACATTCAATATggcaatcgtggctcaagagttggcagttcgtcctgcaatcggaaggttgccggttcaagccccagctccgacagtctcggtcgttgtgtccttgggcaagacacttcacccgttgcctactggtggtggtcagagcgcccggtggcgccagtgtctggcagccttgcctctgtcagtgcggcccagggcagctgtggctacaatgtagcttgccatcaccagtgtgtaaatgtgtggatgactgaatgtagtgtaaagcgctttggggtgctagggactaagtaaagcgttatacaaatacagaccatttaccatttaccagtATTTTTCACTATATAGATTGAAAGCAAAGTACACAGATGTcccatttattatttatctctttatttggattttttgatacaacaaccacaacaacaacaacaacaacaaagaaaaagaagaagaaaaaaaaaacaaaacaagaaacaacacAATAAGCAGTCTGAGACAAAGGAAAACTAATACAGTATGGTAAATAATTGGGTCTACCACCCATTTATACATTTGTCCTGACAAACCCAACCTGCAATTGGAGTGGAGCTGCCCCTCTCACTAGAATTTCCCTCAGATCATCAGATAAGTAATCCATTAGAGGGTGCCATATATCCCAAAAGATATCGTCATTACCTCCTAGTTTTGCACTCAGTCTTTCCACTGGTAAGACTCTAAAGATTTCTTTATTACACTGAGttattgttgttggtttttcatTGATCCAattaaaaagaatacattttcTTGCCAAGAACAATAATTTACATAGTagtttatatttgcttttatctGGAAATTTGTTCAGAGTTGGCAGCCCCAGTAAATACTGAGCTGGATCTTATTCTGCTTTTACATATACCTTTTAATTCTTTTGTGTCCCAGATGTCCCATTTGTTACATATTGTAATTTTGCACTAGATGGTACTGACTTCGTAACTTTACAGTCACGTAGAAAAATGGTTTTGATCATGTTACATATGCTGTTTTTCCAGCAACTCCTTTTTACCTCAGTAGAAATCTATTTGTTTGTCTGCCATTAAATCAATGAGTAACTTATGtctcaaggaaaaaaaagggagaggCTGTTATCCTGAGGCAAGAAACTGTAAGGATGACAGTTGAGAAACTTGTGAATCCTGTGACGTAACATTCTTCATCATCAAGATGTCACAACCTCGTCTATCATCTCTCACATACGTCATTAGCCCTCATGCTTCTGAAATATATAAGGCCACGAGAGGTGTGAACATATGATTAAAAGAGTTAAAGAGCAAAGAGTTGTGAATTGCACTGTTGTAAGACAAAAGAAATTTGGGAAGCATATTCAGAAGAATAAAAGGAGAATTGATACATTTTTCATCTGATCTCAGTTTTGGTAAGTGCAACGAAACATATATTGTATTTACTGTTAATATGActattttgtattttagcttGTTAAACAAAGTAATTATTTTATCTATATTGTTTAAAAATTTGGattcatattttttcattaagatGTAAAATGATGAGTACAGTATATAATAAAAAGAGTCTTGCATTTTTGTGAAATTCTATTTTACTTCTTAactagtgttttgttttttgtctttttaatacATATAGACTTGACATGTGTCTCTTTTACAGATTTAACTGATTAAACAATGGGCGTTGGACTGATAATATCAACGTTCTTGCTTCTAACAGGTGAGCTAAGTGGTGCTAAACTTATTGTAGataagataaataaaagaataaaacagaaagaatTATGAACTGCCTTATCACAACAAGGCATACCTCATAAATAATTGCTACAGACAACATGTAGACTGCATTAAAGTTGAATTTTATAGTACTTTTTTATAGTACTTTTTATGGTTAGGCACTTGAGTGCATTAAGTAAATCTAGGTAAGTTCTACTTAGTAAGATGTCTTCAAAAAGTGGGTTTAGTAAATTTTTGGGTTTGGTATAGCTGAGATGAGGGCGATTTACATGCCTTTTgacagtttttgctttaaagaaaaaaaaactgtagtttCTCTCTGAATCTTTCTCTCTTAGCTCTGAAGCATGTGATTACACAGGTCTGCAACTGAAAAACTGCATAAGATTTTTAGAGTGTTTCTTATAGATTTTTACTCATTGAAGCCAggagaaatgttttaaaaattccATCTCATCAGGTTTTCTTGCAAATCTCATGTTTTTAGTTTAAATGCACAATTTCCCTTTTTAGACTGAAATCTTGTATCCTATACTTTAGTCAAACAACCATATCCAATGATGTCTTACATTCATTTAATATTTGTAACAGCGAGACTCAAGATAAATATTTCTCATAATCAATCTCACAGCACACATGGGGCATTCCATTTAAAATCATTCACTTCTGAAAAAGGTTAAAAGGTCATATCATAATCAGCTTTTATACAGCCTTAACATATTCAaagaaacaatgcaaaaatgACCTTTGAAACTATTGGACTTACCAGAACTTGAAATGAAAAGATTAGGCTGGAATTTTGCACTTGTTAATAAATGATATTCTTGTCCAATATTTGAGCCCTCATAACTAGAATGAGAATACAAATATTTATAACATGAGAAATAATATCATTGTCATTgtcaaaaataattatattagAAGACTGTTTGacacagaaggataaacagGTAAAGACTGACCTCTATCACAATGTGAATAGAAGTGAGACCTTTCAAATGCTATAATTCATTTTTGACAGCCATGTGTGTCACATGGGGATATGATCCTTAAAAGTTCACCCAAACTTCACTTTATTAAGTTTtcctcatttattttcttctttatgaatctttttttaatctgctgCATATAAAACAACCACTCAGAAAAAAGGGAACAAACATTGAAAAATTGAGctaaaaagcaagaaaaaaaaccagcaagCTTAAATACTGGCTAATCATGCCATTTCAGACACACATGGGTAGCAAACAATTACATATAAAAGAAAGACTCAAAGGACAAAcagttttattaaattttattaaatatatagATGAATGCAATGTCTTTTAACAAAACCTAAAGGATTATAAGCACATatggaaaacaaaataatttgggGGAGATCATTTTAGATTAATTGCAATTTatatcaaaaacataaaaagctgaaaaaattgGGTAAACTGTTGGAGCATTGGATTGATGACACTGAACTTGTTTTAAGGTAGAGATGGACGGTAGAGATTCATATGGTTTATGTTTGTCGTAACAACatcatattaatatttattttatatgtttaCATTTCAAAAACCATAACTACATGCTACATCTATGTATACATAATGATCATTGTCTATaatgttatttaaaaatcaCAGCAATGCAAACTCCAATAACGATGGGACAAAACACAACCACCACAACAGCTACAACTACTCCAACATCAGAACCAACAACTACTACAGCAACTCaaacaactgcagcaccaacgaCGACAGTATCAGCTCCAACAACTAccacagcggcaccaacaactacaacagcaGCTACAACAACTACCACAGGAGCTCTAACAACTACAACAGCAACTCAAACCACTACAGAAGCTACAACTGCTACCACGCCAGGTACAACATCGACAACATCAGATGTAACAACCACCACAGCTGCTGAAACTACTACAACATCAGTTCCAACAACTACTGCAGCAGCTCAAACCACTacagcagctccaacaaccaccacAGCCGCTGCAACTACTGCAACACTAGTTACAACAACCACTACGGCAGCTACAACAAGTAccacagcggcaccaacaaccactacAGCAGCTCAAACCACTACAGCAGCTACAACTGCTACCACACCAGTTACAACATTGACAACATCAGATGTAACAACCACCACAGCAGCTGCAACTACTACAACATCAGCTCCAACAACTACTACAGCAGCTCAAACCACTACAGCAGCTACAACTGCTACCACGCCAGGTACAACATTGACAACATCAGATGTAACAACCACCACAGCATCTGAAACTACTACAACAGCCGCTCTAACAACTACTACAGCAGCTCAAACCACTACAGCAGCTACAACTGCTACCACACCAGGTACAACATCGACAACATTAGATGTAACAACCACCGCAGCAGCTGAAACTACCACAACATCAGTTCCAACAACTACTACAGCAGCTCAAACCACTACAGCAGCAACAACCGTTACCACACCAGGTACAACATTGACAACATCAGATGTAACAACCACCACAGCATCTGAAACTACTACaacagcagctccaacaacTACCACAGCGACACAAACAACTACAACAGCagctacaacaacaaccacagcagcTCTAACAACTACAACAGCAACTCAAACCACTACAGAAGCTACAACTGCTACCACGCCAGGTACAACATCGACAACATCAACTgtaacaaccacgacagccgctgGAACTACTTCAACACCAGctacaacaaccaccacagCATCTGAAACTACTACAACAGCAGCTCTAACAACTACTACAGCAGCTCAAACCACGCCAGGTACAACATCGACAACATCAGATGTAACAACCACCGCAGCAGCTTCAACTACTACAGCAGCTCAAACCACTacagcagctccaacaaccaccacAGCCGCTACAACTACTGCAACACTAGTTACAACAACCACTACGGCAGCCACAACAAGTAccacagcggcaccaacaaccactacAGCAGCTCAAACCACTACAGCAGCTACAACTGCTACCACACCAGTTACAACATCGACAACATCAGATGTAACAACCACCACAGCAGCTGCAACTACTACAACATCAGCTCCAACAACTACTACAGCAGCTCAAACCACTACAGCAGCTACAACTGCTACCACACCAGGTACAACATTGACAACATTAGATGTAACAACCACCGCAGCAGCTGAAACTACCACAACATCAGTTCCAACAACTACTACAGCAGCTCAAACCACTACAGCAGCAACAACCGTTACCACACCAGGTACAACATTGACAACATCAGATGTAACAACCACCACAGCATCTGAAACTACTACaacagcagctccaacaacTACCACAGCGGCACAAACAACTACAACAGCagctacaacaacaaccacagcagcTCTAACTACAACAGCagctacaacaacaaccacagcagcTCAAACAACTACAACAGCAACTCAAACCACTACAGCAGCTACAACTGCTACCACGCCAGGTACAACATCGACAACATCAACTGTAACAACCACCACAGCATCTGGAACTACTGCAACACCAGctacaacaaccaccacagCATCTGAAACTACTACAACATCAGCTCtaacaacaactacagcagcTCAAACCACTACAGCAGCTACAACTGCTACCACGCCAGGTACAACATCGACAACATCAGATGTAACAACCACCGCAGCAGCTCCAACTACTACAACATCAGCTCCAACAACTACTACAGCAGCTCAAACCACTACAGCAGCTGCAACCGTTACCACGCCAGGTACAACATTGACAACATCAGATGTAACAACCACCACAGCTGCTGAAACTACTACAACATCAGTTCCAACAACTACTACAGCAGTTCAAACCACTACAGCAGCTACAACTGCTACCACGCCAATTACAACATCGACAACATCAGATGTAACAACCACCACAGCTGCTGAAACTACTACAACAGCAGCTCTAACAACTACTGCAGCAGCTCAAACCACTACAGCAGCTACAACCGTTACCACGCCAGGTACAACATTGACAACATCAGATGTAACAACCACCACAGCATCTGAAACTACTACAACAGCAGCTCTAACAACTACTACAGCAGCTCAAACCACTACAGCAGCTACAACTGCTACCACACCAGGTACAACATCGACAACATTAGATGTAACAACCGCAGCAGCAGCTGAAACTACCACAACATCAGTTCCAACAACTACTACAGCAGCTACAACTGCTACCACGCCAGGTACAACATTGACAACATCAGATGTAACAACCACCACAGCATCTGAAACTACTACAACAGGAGCTCCAACAACTACCACAGCGGCACCAACGACTACAACAGCagctacaacaacaaccacagcagcTCTAACAACTACAATAGCAACTCAAACCACTACAGCAGCTACAACTGCTACCCCACCAGTTACAACATCGACAACatcagctccaacaaccaccacAGCCGCTGCAACTACTACAACATCAGCTTTAACAACTACTACAGCAGCTCAAACCACTACAGCAGCTGCAACTGCTACCACGCCAGGTACAACATCGACAACATCAGCTGTAAACACCACCACAGCATCTGCAACTACCACAACATCAGCTTCAACAACTACCatgacagcagcaccaacacCTGCTACAGCAGCTCAAACCACTACAGTAGCTACAACTGCTACCACACCAGCTACAGCATCGACAACatcagctccaacaaccaccgCAGCAACTGCAACTACTACAACATCAGCTCCAACAACTACTACCTCAGCAGCTACAATAACTACTACAGCAACACCAACAACTAGTACAGCATCTCAGACCACTACTGCAGCTACAACTGCTACCACACCAGTGACAACATCGACCACCTCAGCTGTGACAACCaccacagcagcaacaacaagtaccacagctgcaccaacaactactACAGCGGCTCAAACAACTCCAGCAGCTACAACTGCTACCATGCCAGCTACATCATCGACAACATCAGCTGTAAACACCACTACAGCAGCTGCAACTACTACAACATCAACTCCAACAACCACTACTACACCAGCTATAATAGCTACCACAGCAGTACCAAAAACTTCTATAGCATCTCAAACCACCACAGCAACTTCAGCTACTACCACACCAGCTACAGCAACTACTACAGC
The sequence above is a segment of the Oreochromis aureus strain Israel breed Guangdong linkage group 3, ZZ_aureus, whole genome shotgun sequence genome. Coding sequences within it:
- the LOC116313895 gene encoding mucin-2-like isoform X1, whose protein sequence is MGVGLIISTFLLLTAMQTPITMGQNTTTTTATTTPTSEPTTTTATQTTAAPTTTVSAPTTTTAAPTTTTAATTTTTGALTTTTATQTTTEATTATTPGTTSTTSDVTTTTAAETTTTSVPTTTAAAQTTTAAPTTTTAAATTATLVTTTTTAATTSTTAAPTTTTAAQTTTAATTATTPVTTLTTSDVTTTTAAATTTTSAPTTTTAAQTTTAATTATTPGTTLTTSDVTTTTASETTTTAALTTTTAAQTTTAATTATTPGTTSTTLDVTTTAAAETTTTSVPTTTTAAQTTTAATTVTTPGTTLTTSDVTTTTASETTTTAAPTTTTATQTTTTAATTTTTAALTTTTATQTTTEATTATTPGTTSTTSTVTTTTAAGTTSTPATTTTTASETTTTAALTTTTAAQTTPGTTSTTSDVTTTAAASTTTAAQTTTAAPTTTTAATTTATLVTTTTTAATTSTTAAPTTTTAAQTTTAATTATTPVTTSTTSDVTTTTAAATTTTSAPTTTTAAQTTTAATTATTPGTTLTTLDVTTTAAAETTTTSVPTTTTAAQTTTAATTVTTPGTTLTTSDVTTTTASETTTTAAPTTTTAAQTTTTAATTTTTAALTTTAATTTTTAAQTTTTATQTTTAATTATTPGTTSTTSTVTTTTASGTTATPATTTTTASETTTTSALTTTTAAQTTTAATTATTPGTTSTTSDVTTTAAAPTTTTSAPTTTTAAQTTTAAATVTTPGTTLTTSDVTTTTAAETTTTSVPTTTTAVQTTTAATTATTPITTSTTSDVTTTTAAETTTTAALTTTAAAQTTTAATTVTTPGTTLTTSDVTTTTASETTTTAALTTTTAAQTTTAATTATTPGTTSTTLDVTTAAAAETTTTSVPTTTTAATTATTPGTTLTTSDVTTTTASETTTTGAPTTTTAAPTTTTAATTTTTAALTTTIATQTTTAATTATPPVTTSTTSAPTTTTAAATTTTSALTTTTAAQTTTAAATATTPGTTSTTSAVNTTTASATTTTSASTTTMTAAPTPATAAQTTTVATTATTPATASTTSAPTTTAATATTTTSAPTTTTSAATITTTATPTTSTASQTTTAATTATTPVTTSTTSAVTTTTAATTSTTAAPTTTTAAQTTPAATTATMPATSSTTSAVNTTTAAATTTTSTPTTTTTPAIIATTAVPKTSIASQTTTATSATTTPATATTTASTTMTTPATTSTTAGPTTRTSATTTSAQTITTATPIIISSATNTAATATTTTGPALTTIAPITITAASTTSTLSSISTTTATTTTSVATTARSLATRFVVFRSIQSTFTKDLLDSSSEAFKNRSSLIKRQLEPVYKNAFGSSFVALNVLSFSQGSVINNMELQFVNSSAPNNTEIRNVLINTAPNVTNFDIELASIKVSDTPAASTTTTVVPTTTSTATSASCGVCHKINSSTVFPLMLLLWLLSSQQ
- the LOC116313895 gene encoding mucin-5AC-like isoform X2, with the protein product MGVGLIISTFLLLTAMQTPITMGQNTTTTTATTTPTSEPTTTTATQTTAAPTTTVSAPTTTTAAPTTTTAATTTTTGALTTTTATQTTTEATTATTPGTTSTTSDVTTTTAAETTTTSVPTTTAAAQTTTAAPTTTTAAATTATLVTTTTTAATTSTTAAPTTTTAAQTTTAATTATTPVTTLTTSDVTTTTAAATTTTSAPTTTTAAQTTTAATTATTPGTTLTTSDVTTTTASETTTTAALTTTTAAQTTTAATTATTPGTTSTTLDVTTTAAAETTTTSVPTTTTAAQTTTAATTVTTPGTTLTTSDVTTTTASETTTTAAPTTTTATQTTTTAATTTTTAALTTTTATQTTTEATTATTPGTTSTTSTVTTTTAAGTTSTPATTTTTASETTTTAALTTTTAAQTTPGTTSTTSDVTTTAAASTTTAAQTTTAAPTTTTAATTTATLVTTTTTAATTSTTAAPTTTTAAQTTTAATTATTPVTTSTTSDVTTTTAAATTTTSAPTTTTAAQTTTAATTATTPGTTSTTLDVTTAAAAETTTTSVPTTTTAATTATTPGTTLTTSDVTTTTASETTTTGAPTTTTAAPTTTTAATTTTTAALTTTIATQTTTAATTATPPVTTSTTSAPTTTTAAATTTTSALTTTTAAQTTTAAATATTPGTTSTTSAVNTTTASATTTTSASTTTMTAAPTPATAAQTTTVATTATTPATASTTSAPTTTAATATTTTSAPTTTTSAATITTTATPTTSTASQTTTAATTATTPVTTSTTSAVTTTTAATTSTTAAPTTTTAAQTTPAATTATMPATSSTTSAVNTTTAAATTTTSTPTTTTTPAIIATTAVPKTSIASQTTTATSATTTPATATTTASTTMTTPATTSTTAGPTTRTSATTTSAQTITTATPIIISSATNTAATATTTTGPALTTIAPITITAASTTSTLSSISTTTATTTTSVATTARSLATRFVVFRSIQSTFTKDLLDSSSEAFKNRSSLIKRQLEPVYKNAFGSSFVALNVLSFSQGSVINNMELQFVNSSAPNNTEIRNVLINTAPNVTNFDIELASIKVSDTPAASTTTTVVPTTTSTATSASCGVCHKINSSTVFPLMLLLWLLSSQQ